Genomic window (Acidimicrobiales bacterium):
GTCGTCCCCCCGTCGGGACCGGCGTACCGGGAGTTCACCCTGTTCTTCCAGGACGACGACGAGGGCCTGGGCAACCATCGCATGCCGTACACGACGGAGGTCCGGGGAGCGGTGGGGGTGAACTACTCGTCGGCGCCCCTGGGCCGGCGGCTCGCCTCGAATGCCGACGAGGGTTCGGTCCTGTCGAGCGCCGTCCACGGTGACCCGGCCACGCCGGTGCTCGAGGCGGTGGCGGGCGACCCCGTGCGCATCAACGTGCTCGCCCCCTGGAGCGAGCAGTCGCAGGTCTTCTCGGTGGAAGGCCACCGCTGGCCGGTGGAGCCGGGTCGCGACGGCAGCGCCCTGGCGAGCTCGGTGAAGCTCGGTGGCCTGGAGGCGCTGACGGTGTCCCTCGACGGTGGTGCCGGCGGGACCGGCCGACTGGCGGGCGACTACGTCTACGGCAACCACCGCGAGCCATACCGGGAGGCGGGCCAGTGGGGGGTCCTGCGCGTCCGCCCGTCGACGGCGCCGACGGTGGCGGCGGCCGTCGCGCTCCGCGCGCTGCCGTGCGAGGGGGCGGCCTGCCCGGCCGCCGCCTCGGCGGGCCTGGCGCCGTCGGCCTCGGTCGGCGCCCTCGGCGCCCTCGTCGCCCTCGGCGTGTGGAGCCGCCGGCGCAGGGACCGGCCGAGAGCGCGACCGCCGGGCGCCGCCCCGTTCGCCGCCTGACGTCCGGAGACCTTGCTCGCGCCGGTCAGGCCGCCGGCCGGGGGTCGAAGCGGTAGCCGACGCCCCGCACCGTCTGGAGGAGGGCGGGACGGGAGGCATCGGCCTCGATGTGGCGGCGGAGGCGGCGGACGTGCTCGGTCACCGTGGCGCTGTCCTGCCACTCGGCCGACGATCCCCACACCTCCCGGAGCAGCTCCTCGCGGGAGAACACCCGACCCGGTGCCGCCGACGCCAGGAAGGCGAGCAGGTCGAACTCCTTCGGCGTCAGCTCGATCGCCCGGCCCTCGAGGAGCACCCGCCGCTCGGCCGTGCGGATCACCAGCGGGCCGGCGCACACCTCGTCGTCGGGACGACCACGCACCGATCGACGCAGCACGGCGCGCACTCTCGCCGCCACCTCACGGGCGCAGAACGGCTTGGCCACGTAGTCGTCGGCCCCCAGCTCGAGCCCGAGGACCCGGTCGGCGTCGCTCGACCGGCCGCTCACGATGACGATGGGCAGGTCGGGGTCGGACCGGCGCAGGCGGGCCATCACCTCGAGC
Coding sequences:
- a CDS encoding response regulator transcription factor — translated: MDDAPDARLLTRTVLESEGMAVREAADGQAALDAVAALRPALVLLDVEMPGMNGLEVMARLRRSDPDLPIVIVSGRSSDADRVLGLELGADDYVAKPFCAREVAARVRAVLRRSVRGRPDDEVCAGPLVIRTAERRVLLEGRAIELTPKEFDLLAFLASAAPGRVFSREELLREVWGSSAEWQDSATVTEHVRRLRRHIEADASRPALLQTVRGVGYRFDPRPAA